From Micromonospora carbonacea:
CGCTGTCCGCGCCCCGGTTGCAGACCTGGACGACGGTCTTCGTCTCGGTGCTGGTGCAGGCCGTGCCCTTCCTCGTCTTCGGGGTGCTGCTCTCGGCGGTGATCGCGGTCTTCGTGCCGCGTTCGTTCTGGGCCCGGGCGCTGCCCCGGCACCCGGCCCTCGCGGTGCCGGTGGCCAGCGCCGCCGGGGTGGTGCTGCCCGGCTGCGAGTGCGGTTCGGTGCCGATCGCCGGGTCGCTGATCCGGCGCGGCGTCACCCCGGCGGCGGCCCTGGCGTTCCTGCTCGCCGCCCCGGCGGTCAACCCGGTCGTGCTCGCCGCCACCGCCGTCGCCTTCCCCGGCGCTCCGGAGATGGTGCTCGGCCGGGCGGTCGCCAGCCTGGTCGTCGCCATGGTCATGGGGTGGCTCTGGCTGCGGCTCGGCCGCGCCGACTGGATCCGGCTGCCGCGCCGGCCCGAGCTCGACGGCGCGTCGCGCGGCGCGGCCTTCTGGGCGGCCGTGCGGCACGACATCGTGCACGCCGGGGGCTTCCTGGTCGTCGGCGCGATGGCCGCCGCCAGCATCAACGTGCTGGTGCCGGAGCGCTGGTTGCAGACCCTCGCCGACTCCCCGGTGCTGTCGGTGCTCGCCCTGGCCGTGCTCGCCGTGCTGCTGTCCATCTGCTCGGAGGCCGACGCCTTCGTCGCGGCGTCGCTGTCGCAGTTCTCCCTCACCTCCCGGCTCGTCTTCCTGGTGGTCGGGCCGATGGTCGACCTCAAGCTGATCTCGATGCAGGCCGGCGTCTTCGGCCGCCGGTTCGCGGTCCGGTTCGCCCCGGCGACGTTCGTGGTCGCCGTCGGCGTGGCCGGCCTCGCCGGGGCGGTGCTGCTGTGAACCGGCAGGCGCAGGCCGTCGTCCTGCTGCTGCTCGGCGGCGCGGTGGTCCGGGCCAGCGTCACCGACCTCTACCTGCGCTACGTCAAGGAGGGGCTGCGGCCGTTCCTGATCGCCGCCGGGCTCGTGCTGGTCGCCGCCGCGGTCATGACCCTGTGGTACGACCTGCGCCCCGCCCCGCGCGGCGACGCCCACCCGGCCGACGACGACGGGCCCGGGGCCGGGCCCGGCGGGCACCCGGCCGACGACGACGGGCACGGGCACGGCCACCACGGGCCGCGCGTCGGCTGGCTGCTCCTGCTGCCCGTGCTCGG
This genomic window contains:
- a CDS encoding permease, with translation MGSVEVLAALLVLLIVFRAPLAGALSAPRLQTWTTVFVSVLVQAVPFLVFGVLLSAVIAVFVPRSFWARALPRHPALAVPVASAAGVVLPGCECGSVPIAGSLIRRGVTPAAALAFLLAAPAVNPVVLAATAVAFPGAPEMVLGRAVASLVVAMVMGWLWLRLGRADWIRLPRRPELDGASRGAAFWAAVRHDIVHAGGFLVVGAMAAASINVLVPERWLQTLADSPVLSVLALAVLAVLLSICSEADAFVAASLSQFSLTSRLVFLVVGPMVDLKLISMQAGVFGRRFAVRFAPATFVVAVGVAGLAGAVLL